A region from the Dehalococcoides mccartyi CG5 genome encodes:
- a CDS encoding permease has protein sequence MDFIFNLLAGGFSALLEYLSAHVIACLVPAFFIAGAISVFLNPAIVTKYFGSKVNPFVSYSIASVSGFILAVCSCTVLPLFAGIYKRGGGIGPAVTFLYSGPAISILAVSLSAGVLGYDIGIARAIFAIIFAILIGFIMAYLFRKDKSDTPQPLANLPADTANERPMYQTLIYFGSLVAILIFASAKNIPVFLLALLVLLFSLWRFFKMAQIKEWLSETWRFVKLIFPWLIGGIFIAGVLKTLIPAEFITTYVGSNNPVSNLIASLSGALLYFATLTEVPIVKAFMDLGMAKGPALALLLAGPAVSLPSFLVIRKILGNTKALTYIGLVILSSSMAGFIFGIF, from the coding sequence ATGGATTTTATTTTTAACCTGCTGGCGGGCGGTTTTTCTGCCCTGTTGGAATACCTTTCGGCCCATGTTATAGCTTGTCTGGTGCCGGCGTTTTTTATTGCCGGGGCTATTTCGGTTTTTCTTAATCCGGCTATAGTTACCAAATATTTCGGCAGTAAAGTAAACCCCTTTGTCTCATACAGTATCGCCTCTGTTTCAGGGTTTATACTGGCTGTGTGTTCGTGTACGGTTTTACCCCTGTTTGCCGGCATCTACAAACGGGGCGGGGGTATCGGTCCAGCAGTCACATTCCTGTATTCAGGCCCGGCTATAAGTATTTTAGCGGTTTCTTTGTCAGCCGGAGTACTGGGCTACGATATCGGCATTGCCAGAGCCATTTTTGCCATCATTTTTGCCATATTGATAGGATTTATTATGGCTTACCTGTTCCGCAAAGATAAATCAGATACCCCACAGCCACTGGCCAATTTGCCTGCTGATACTGCCAATGAACGTCCCATGTACCAAACTCTTATCTATTTTGGCAGCCTTGTTGCCATACTGATATTCGCATCTGCCAAGAATATACCCGTATTCCTGCTGGCTCTTTTGGTATTGTTATTCAGCCTGTGGCGGTTTTTCAAAATGGCTCAAATAAAAGAATGGCTTTCGGAAACATGGCGGTTTGTAAAGCTTATTTTCCCATGGCTGATAGGCGGCATTTTTATAGCCGGAGTTTTGAAAACCCTGATTCCGGCTGAATTTATAACCACCTATGTAGGTAGCAATAATCCGGTTTCAAACCTGATAGCTTCACTTTCGGGTGCCTTGCTATATTTTGCAACTCTTACCGAAGTACCCATAGTCAAGGCATTTATGGACCTTGGTATGGCCAAAGGCCCGGCTCTGGCACTGCTGCTGGCAGGACCGGCAGTTTCCCTGCCCAGTTTCTTGGTTATCCGAAAAATATTGGGCAATACAAAAGCCCTTACTTATATTGGGCTGGTGATACTCAGCTCAAGCATGGCCGGGTTTATATTCGGCATATTTTAA
- a CDS encoding thioredoxin family protein encodes MIIKVLGTGCAKCNKLEEMTKEAVIELGLAAQIVKIKEVDKISAYPILMTPALVIDEEVVISGKIPTKDEMLKLILSKSK; translated from the coding sequence ATGATAATCAAAGTGTTAGGTACAGGCTGTGCCAAGTGCAATAAACTGGAAGAAATGACCAAAGAAGCAGTCATAGAACTGGGTTTAGCTGCTCAGATTGTAAAGATAAAAGAGGTAGATAAGATATCTGCTTATCCTATATTGATGACTCCAGCTCTGGTAATAGATGAAGAAGTGGTAATATCCGGCAAGATACCCACCAAAGACGAAATGCTGAAGCTTATCTTGTCCAAATCCAAATAG
- a CDS encoding DivIVA domain-containing protein, with amino-acid sequence MAGNNPNIFNINDNEFNIIPKGLDPEQVKSFVGKLIEENGSLTAELSKLKEQAEHLESLKRLADTTIIEADKLAATLKEEAITKAKEESDSLLAKAEEKAKKVYEQIYRQLNTLKQQVNNLDKDFDFNTEGEKPAIEPVIPAAVKETPVRAKDDFMAKAVANSDIMESTTQELVIRDKEIELEILPPVDAVKITKIMDQLENASEVEVVELIPRPNHPVIIVYENKPNSLLDVLKKLSMVGKVNEIPASPNGSGIVRRKYEISLVASVVK; translated from the coding sequence ATGGCAGGAAATAACCCCAATATATTTAACATAAATGATAATGAATTTAATATAATCCCAAAAGGACTGGACCCAGAACAGGTAAAGTCTTTTGTGGGAAAGCTGATTGAAGAAAATGGCAGTCTTACTGCGGAGCTTAGCAAACTCAAGGAACAGGCTGAACATCTGGAGTCTTTAAAGAGGCTGGCGGATACAACTATTATAGAGGCTGATAAACTGGCGGCTACCCTTAAGGAAGAAGCTATTACTAAAGCAAAAGAAGAGTCTGACAGTTTACTGGCAAAGGCTGAGGAAAAGGCCAAAAAAGTTTACGAACAGATTTACCGCCAGCTAAATACCCTGAAACAACAGGTAAATAATTTGGATAAAGATTTTGACTTTAATACTGAAGGCGAAAAACCTGCGATTGAGCCCGTAATACCCGCCGCAGTTAAAGAAACCCCAGTCAGAGCTAAAGATGATTTTATGGCGAAAGCGGTAGCCAATTCGGATATTATGGAATCTACTACCCAGGAACTGGTTATACGGGATAAAGAAATAGAGTTGGAAATATTGCCTCCGGTAGATGCTGTCAAGATTACCAAAATCATGGATCAACTGGAAAATGCCAGCGAGGTAGAAGTGGTGGAGCTGATACCCCGCCCCAATCATCCGGTAATTATTGTGTATGAAAATAAACCCAACAGCCTGCTGGATGTACTTAAAAAATTGAGCATGGTAGGCAAGGTAAATGAAATTCCGGCCAGCCCGAACGGAAGCGGAATTGTGCGGCGTAAATACGAGATATCTCTGGTAGCAAGCGTTGTTAAGTAA
- a CDS encoding MDR family MFS transporter codes for MNLLWFSPSYLKARIKTGLIDRFDRGVWMLTLIGLINSAAFSLSLPFISLYLYQERGLSMTQVGLVILLSGFVSAIVQMVAGALADTYGRKPVMLLTTVGSAVIYGAMAVLIGFNMPVMLIILSYVLLRCTLVATRPASQAMIADLTPKDRLTETYGMVRIGNNLGWAIGPMLGGFLLIGLPYAYLFGVGAVVCLITLYITAKYINESLSNSVEWVSLTKIFSAGKDRAFLWFTILSILLFIVVGQFISTLSVFTVDRLHFSEADYGMLLTLNGLMVFALQYPVTRILHNVSKSHVVVMGSLIYAVGYLMFAWTTNLGMAFLAMSVITMGEIVFAPTTLAVVGDLSPPQQRGRYMGFYGFSEMLGFSLGPMVGGALLDAHPDSSLSVWGTLAALAVMSAVGFYIWGRVVRKTVSLNGQSLSRY; via the coding sequence ATGAATTTGCTTTGGTTTTCCCCGTCATACCTGAAAGCCCGTATAAAAACGGGCTTGATAGACCGCTTTGACCGGGGGGTCTGGATGCTGACCCTGATAGGTCTGATAAACAGTGCCGCTTTCTCCCTGTCCCTGCCCTTTATCTCTCTGTACCTGTATCAGGAGCGGGGGCTTTCCATGACTCAGGTGGGTTTAGTTATACTGCTGAGCGGATTCGTTTCAGCTATCGTTCAGATGGTTGCCGGGGCTTTGGCGGATACTTACGGGCGAAAGCCGGTGATGCTGTTAACTACCGTTGGCAGTGCCGTTATTTACGGGGCTATGGCTGTATTGATAGGATTCAACATGCCCGTTATGCTTATTATTCTAAGCTATGTATTACTGCGGTGCACTCTGGTAGCTACCCGCCCGGCTTCGCAAGCCATGATAGCTGACCTTACCCCTAAAGACCGCTTGACTGAAACTTACGGCATGGTACGCATAGGGAATAATCTGGGGTGGGCTATTGGGCCGATGCTGGGAGGATTTCTGCTTATCGGCCTTCCGTATGCCTACTTGTTTGGGGTGGGGGCGGTTGTCTGCCTGATAACACTATACATAACAGCAAAATATATAAATGAATCCCTTTCAAATTCGGTGGAATGGGTTAGCCTGACCAAGATATTTTCGGCCGGCAAGGACAGGGCTTTTCTCTGGTTTACAATTTTGAGCATACTTTTGTTCATAGTAGTGGGGCAGTTTATCAGTACTCTTTCTGTTTTCACGGTTGACCGCCTGCATTTTTCAGAGGCTGATTACGGTATGCTGCTCACTCTGAACGGGCTTATGGTGTTTGCCCTCCAGTACCCTGTTACCCGGATTTTGCACAATGTTTCCAAGTCACATGTGGTGGTCATGGGCAGCCTGATTTATGCAGTCGGGTACTTGATGTTTGCCTGGACGACCAATTTGGGTATGGCCTTTCTGGCTATGAGTGTTATTACTATGGGAGAAATAGTATTTGCACCTACCACTTTGGCAGTAGTGGGGGATCTTTCCCCTCCCCAGCAACGGGGACGGTATATGGGATTTTATGGTTTTTCCGAGATGCTGGGCTTTTCGCTTGGCCCTATGGTAGGCGGTGCTTTGCTGGATGCTCACCCTGATAGTTCTTTGTCGGTTTGGGGCACACTGGCGGCTCTGGCAGTAATGTCGGCTGTGGGCTTTTATATCTGGGGGAGAGTGGTGCGCAAAACAGTCAGCCTTAACGGCCAGTCTCTAAGCCGCTATTAG
- a CDS encoding HPP family protein, with translation MQFSYLGKAYRYLLKQMRELKIHWKLYIFQSFLATLVLFIIALTLSIENAVVIASIASTAFIVFTQPSSPPAVPRRIFWGHLLGFGIGCLVNLIPHHHMLTDALIYALAVGLCIFLMVVMNLKHAPAAGTALGVAITGFSPGVFIAVVTSALVLSMAQSRMKGFLKDLA, from the coding sequence ATGCAGTTTAGTTACCTTGGTAAAGCCTACCGTTATTTGCTTAAGCAGATGCGTGAGCTTAAAATTCATTGGAAATTATATATTTTCCAAAGCTTTCTGGCCACACTTGTCCTTTTTATAATAGCTCTGACCCTTAGTATTGAAAATGCAGTAGTTATTGCTTCCATTGCATCTACAGCCTTTATCGTTTTTACTCAGCCCAGTTCCCCTCCTGCAGTGCCGCGACGCATTTTCTGGGGGCATCTACTGGGCTTTGGCATAGGCTGTCTGGTGAATTTGATACCTCACCACCATATGCTGACGGATGCCCTTATTTATGCTTTGGCAGTGGGTCTCTGCATTTTCCTGATGGTGGTTATGAATCTGAAACATGCTCCGGCTGCAGGTACAGCTCTGGGTGTGGCCATAACCGGATTTAGTCCCGGGGTGTTTATTGCGGTGGTTACCAGTGCTCTGGTACTGTCTATGGCTCAGAGCCGGATGAAGGGCTTTTTGAAAGATCTGGCCTGA
- a CDS encoding ACT domain-containing protein, with protein sequence MMIKQVSVFVENKPGRLYAILKAMDKSKINIRALSVSETDEFGIVRMILDAPDAGAEALKTAGFTSRTDMMVTAEIPDIPSGLLKTVVEPLSKADINIDYFYAFLDSTPGTARIVLKVSNPEKAEIILT encoded by the coding sequence ATGATGATAAAACAAGTATCCGTTTTCGTGGAAAATAAACCCGGGCGGTTATATGCAATACTCAAAGCTATGGATAAATCAAAGATAAATATTCGGGCATTATCAGTCAGCGAAACAGATGAGTTTGGGATTGTACGTATGATTTTGGATGCCCCTGATGCCGGGGCTGAAGCCTTGAAAACCGCCGGATTTACCAGCCGTACTGATATGATGGTTACCGCTGAAATTCCGGATATCCCCAGCGGACTGCTGAAAACCGTAGTTGAACCGCTGAGCAAGGCCGATATAAATATAGATTATTTTTACGCCTTTTTGGATTCAACTCCGGGTACAGCAAGGATTGTACTAAAGGTAAGCAACCCTGAAAAGGCAGAGATTATTTTAACCTGA
- a CDS encoding phenylacetate--CoA ligase family protein — MVIRNPEYETLPRPQLEELQLKRLQETVSYVYNRNPFYHQSMDKLGIKPADIKTLKDLVLLPFTSKEDFRQNYPFGLCCVPKTEISRIQSSSGTTGKPVIAPYTAKDVDTWAELVARSLSCAGVVPEDILQNAYGYGLFTGGLGIHYGAEKMGVAVVPASTGNTKRQLMLLQDLGTTVITCTPSYSLIMYEAGKEMGLDFHNSSLKLGIMGAEPWSENMRREIEAKLGITALNIYGLTEITGPGVAMECPQKCGLHIWEDNFMVEIINPETGEVLPYGQKGELVITTINKQAQPVLRFRTKDITSLMPEKCGCGRTMVRMSQITGRSDDMIRVRGVSVFPSQIESVLLTVEGIEPHYQIIVDRHNAFASDELEIWVEVSEGIFSDEMSRLNALQKKLQAELDSVLGIRAKIKLVEPRTLARTEGKAKRIIDRSELPENR, encoded by the coding sequence GTGGTTATACGTAACCCCGAATATGAAACCCTTCCCAGACCGCAGCTTGAAGAGTTACAGCTGAAAAGACTTCAGGAAACAGTGTCCTATGTCTATAATAGAAATCCATTTTACCATCAAAGCATGGATAAACTAGGGATCAAACCCGCAGATATAAAAACGTTGAAAGACCTCGTCCTGCTTCCTTTCACCAGTAAAGAAGATTTCCGCCAGAATTACCCTTTCGGGTTATGCTGTGTGCCTAAAACAGAAATATCACGTATTCAGTCTTCCTCCGGTACTACCGGTAAACCTGTAATTGCCCCCTATACTGCCAAAGATGTGGATACATGGGCGGAACTGGTAGCCCGTTCTCTAAGCTGTGCCGGGGTAGTGCCCGAAGATATTCTCCAGAATGCCTACGGATACGGGCTTTTTACCGGCGGGCTGGGGATTCATTACGGGGCGGAGAAAATGGGGGTGGCGGTAGTGCCAGCCTCTACCGGCAATACTAAACGCCAGCTGATGTTGCTGCAGGATTTGGGGACTACCGTGATTACCTGTACTCCTTCTTACTCTCTGATAATGTATGAAGCCGGCAAGGAAATGGGGCTTGATTTTCATAATTCTTCACTCAAGCTGGGCATTATGGGCGCTGAACCATGGAGTGAAAATATGCGCCGGGAGATAGAAGCCAAACTGGGTATCACTGCCCTCAATATATATGGCCTGACTGAAATAACCGGGCCGGGTGTAGCTATGGAATGTCCCCAGAAATGCGGGTTGCACATCTGGGAAGATAATTTCATGGTGGAAATAATAAACCCTGAAACAGGCGAAGTGCTTCCTTACGGCCAAAAAGGAGAACTGGTAATTACCACCATAAACAAACAGGCTCAGCCGGTACTCCGTTTCCGGACCAAAGACATTACCAGCCTGATGCCTGAAAAATGCGGCTGCGGGAGAACCATGGTACGTATGTCCCAAATTACCGGCCGCAGTGATGACATGATACGGGTTAGAGGTGTTTCAGTGTTCCCCTCGCAGATTGAAAGCGTACTTCTCACCGTAGAAGGTATTGAACCCCATTACCAGATAATAGTAGACAGGCACAATGCTTTTGCCTCTGACGAACTGGAAATATGGGTAGAGGTTTCTGAAGGCATTTTCTCGGATGAAATGTCACGGTTGAATGCCCTTCAGAAGAAGCTTCAGGCCGAACTGGATAGCGTATTGGGTATACGTGCCAAAATCAAGCTGGTTGAACCGCGTACTCTGGCCAGAACTGAAGGCAAGGCAAAAAGGATTATTGACCGTTCCGAATTACCTGAAAACAGGTAG
- a CDS encoding hybrid sensor histidine kinase/response regulator, whose translation MNNKGLGLEASELRYRRLFETAQDGILILDANTGKIADANPFLLNILGYAQEEILGKELWEIGIFKDIASSRKAFAVLQEKEYIRYEDLPLKTKSGQIQQVEFVSNVYWVGDEKIIQCNIRDITDRKRAEELLRKTEERYREFYQKSPIGYQSLDSEGRFLEVNQVWLDDMGYKREEVIGHWFGEFLQPDQVDLFRKRFPVFKATGTADTEFYMNRKDGSVVLMAFSGKIACDAKGNFKQTHCTLQDITQRHLADEAIRESQRKYQALFESIGEAAFVCHINKREWADEFVELNAVACDMLGYTHEELLKVSARNLFFHPSSGLVLKEITDELYAQKMVTRECNLPHKDGHNISVEMTFHIFDLQGRPAVLTLAHDITIRKKIARELEQSHRRLVKAEKVAGFGYWEFDLANGLVHPSDGAREIYGLKAEILTIPFVQKVPVPEDRPAMDKALNNLIKQNIPYDIEFKIKRPTDGAILYIHSIAEFDSKRNVVFGTIQDITKRKQAEELLRESEARFRSTFDQSPIGAAIYGLDLKYWQVNEKFCQMLGYSASEFTSLKVSDITNSDDFAKDIIHLNRLKNGEISRYETDKRYLQKSGSIFWAHLSVAGIRDVTGNLLYYLAMIVDITTRKAAEDALQKYKLIAEDSRDIILFMNKETGQLLEANSAAVKAYGYSREQLLSMKIQNLRAPQARVLTARQLNQAHIRGMLFETFHQSKDGRVFPVEVSSRGADIEGTTTLINIIRDTTERKQAENALNESLQNYQVLFNSVTDAILVHQPAADYSAGKFIEVNDAALAMLGYSRKELLQITPMDLMSKGKYPVSAFADNIRYIEKNTEVVSEFAMETKSGKTIPVELHSRMFKFGGKRTVITLARDISERKKLEEEQKKLRYQSEMSSRLAAVGEMAAGIAHEINNPLTGVIGFASILIEREDLPADVMEELQIINSGSLRVVEIVKRMLTFARQAKPVRSSVNITELIDNTLDLRSYVLKTANIEVVRHYEPDLPLLTVDSGQIQQVILNLILNAEYSMKKAHEKGILTISVKKEGEWVRMSFRDNGLGMSAETLGKLFQPFFTTKDPGEGTGLGLSLSHGIILEHEGTIRGESILGEGAEFTIELPIKPSDKVPAANDMTGVVQGLTKKASVLVIDDEAAIRALIRIVLTQDGYRVDECDVPQKAMDMISNNNYDVILLDIRMPGVSGLELYSEITAEWPQMAKRVIFITGDTSDASISNLMVAKGIPCINKPFNIATLKNTLNSILSRAN comes from the coding sequence ATGAATAACAAAGGGTTGGGTTTAGAAGCTTCAGAACTTCGTTATCGCCGCCTTTTCGAAACGGCTCAAGACGGTATTCTTATCCTTGACGCCAACACAGGTAAAATTGCTGATGCCAATCCCTTTTTATTGAATATACTGGGTTATGCTCAGGAGGAAATTCTGGGTAAAGAGCTCTGGGAAATTGGTATATTTAAAGACATAGCTTCCAGCCGTAAAGCCTTTGCCGTCCTGCAGGAAAAAGAATATATCCGCTACGAAGACCTTCCTCTTAAAACAAAAAGCGGGCAAATTCAGCAGGTAGAGTTTGTCAGTAATGTTTACTGGGTGGGTGATGAAAAAATCATCCAGTGCAATATCCGCGATATTACTGACCGCAAACGGGCAGAAGAACTGTTACGAAAAACTGAAGAGCGGTATCGGGAGTTTTATCAAAAATCACCCATTGGTTATCAATCACTGGATTCCGAAGGCCGTTTTTTAGAGGTCAATCAGGTTTGGCTTGACGATATGGGATACAAACGGGAAGAAGTTATTGGTCATTGGTTCGGGGAATTTTTGCAACCAGACCAAGTGGATCTTTTCAGGAAACGTTTTCCGGTTTTCAAAGCTACAGGTACTGCTGACACTGAATTTTACATGAACCGTAAAGATGGCTCGGTAGTTCTAATGGCGTTTAGCGGTAAAATTGCCTGTGATGCCAAAGGTAACTTTAAACAAACACATTGTACTTTGCAGGATATTACCCAGAGACATCTGGCTGATGAGGCTATACGGGAAAGCCAGCGTAAGTACCAGGCTCTTTTTGAAAGCATAGGTGAGGCGGCTTTTGTTTGCCATATCAATAAGCGTGAATGGGCGGATGAATTTGTTGAACTGAACGCAGTGGCCTGTGATATGCTGGGGTATACCCATGAAGAACTGCTGAAAGTATCTGCCCGAAATCTGTTTTTTCATCCTTCTTCAGGTCTTGTATTAAAAGAGATAACAGATGAACTTTATGCGCAAAAGATGGTCACTCGTGAGTGCAATCTCCCGCATAAAGACGGGCATAATATTTCAGTAGAAATGACATTTCATATATTTGATTTACAGGGCCGGCCTGCCGTACTCACTTTAGCTCATGATATTACCATCCGTAAAAAAATCGCCCGCGAACTGGAGCAAAGCCATAGAAGATTAGTAAAAGCCGAAAAGGTAGCCGGGTTTGGTTACTGGGAATTTGATCTGGCAAACGGATTAGTACACCCTTCTGATGGTGCTAGAGAGATATATGGTTTAAAAGCGGAAATATTAACTATTCCTTTTGTCCAGAAGGTGCCTGTTCCCGAAGACCGGCCTGCTATGGATAAAGCACTGAATAACCTGATTAAACAGAATATTCCGTATGATATTGAGTTTAAAATCAAACGCCCCACTGACGGGGCTATATTATATATACACTCTATAGCGGAGTTTGATTCCAAACGGAATGTGGTGTTTGGCACTATCCAGGATATTACCAAAAGAAAACAGGCCGAAGAATTACTCCGTGAGAGCGAAGCCAGATTCCGCTCAACCTTTGACCAGTCACCCATAGGTGCTGCCATATATGGTTTAGATCTTAAATACTGGCAGGTAAATGAAAAATTTTGCCAAATGCTGGGATACTCTGCCTCGGAATTTACCAGCCTGAAAGTCAGTGATATCACCAACTCAGATGATTTTGCGAAAGACATTATCCATTTGAATCGTCTGAAAAACGGGGAAATCAGCCGTTATGAAACGGATAAAAGATATCTTCAAAAGAGCGGCAGCATATTTTGGGCACATCTGTCGGTAGCCGGTATCAGAGATGTAACGGGTAATTTGCTCTATTATCTAGCCATGATTGTAGATATTACGACCCGTAAAGCAGCTGAAGATGCCCTTCAAAAATATAAACTGATTGCTGAAGACAGCCGGGATATTATACTGTTTATGAACAAGGAAACCGGACAACTATTGGAAGCCAATAGTGCGGCTGTAAAAGCTTATGGATATAGCCGTGAGCAGTTGTTATCCATGAAAATACAGAACCTGCGCGCCCCTCAGGCAAGGGTGCTTACCGCAAGGCAACTGAATCAGGCCCATATCCGTGGTATGCTTTTTGAAACTTTCCATCAAAGTAAAGACGGGCGTGTTTTCCCTGTGGAGGTCAGTTCGCGGGGGGCGGATATTGAAGGGACAACAACCCTGATAAACATTATCCGTGACACCACTGAGCGGAAACAGGCTGAAAATGCCTTGAACGAAAGCCTTCAAAATTATCAGGTGCTTTTTAATAGTGTTACAGATGCTATTTTAGTGCATCAGCCGGCGGCAGATTATTCAGCCGGCAAATTTATCGAAGTGAATGACGCCGCTTTAGCAATGCTGGGATATAGCCGAAAAGAGCTCTTGCAAATAACCCCCATGGATCTTATGTCCAAAGGGAAATATCCAGTTAGTGCATTTGCTGACAACATTAGGTATATAGAGAAAAATACTGAAGTAGTATCTGAGTTCGCCATGGAAACAAAATCCGGCAAAACCATTCCGGTGGAATTGCACTCACGTATGTTTAAGTTTGGTGGCAAGCGTACCGTTATTACACTTGCCAGAGATATAAGTGAACGCAAAAAACTGGAGGAAGAGCAGAAGAAACTGCGTTACCAGTCAGAAATGTCCAGCCGTTTGGCGGCCGTAGGTGAAATGGCGGCCGGCATTGCCCATGAGATAAACAACCCGCTGACGGGGGTGATTGGTTTTGCCTCCATACTTATAGAGAGGGAGGATTTACCGGCAGATGTGATGGAGGAACTTCAGATAATTAATTCCGGCAGTCTAAGAGTAGTGGAAATTGTAAAACGTATGCTTACATTTGCCCGCCAGGCTAAGCCCGTGAGAAGCAGTGTAAATATCACCGAACTTATTGATAATACTTTGGATTTACGCAGTTATGTACTTAAAACTGCAAATATAGAAGTAGTCAGGCATTACGAACCTGATTTACCGTTATTGACAGTTGACTCCGGCCAAATACAGCAGGTGATTTTGAACTTGATATTAAATGCCGAGTATTCCATGAAAAAAGCCCATGAAAAAGGTATCCTGACTATCAGCGTTAAAAAAGAAGGGGAATGGGTGAGGATGTCTTTTCGGGACAATGGACTGGGCATGTCGGCTGAAACATTGGGTAAACTGTTCCAGCCTTTTTTCACTACCAAAGATCCCGGTGAAGGTACCGGTTTGGGTCTGAGCCTGTCTCACGGCATTATACTTGAGCATGAAGGTACAATTCGGGGAGAGAGTATACTCGGTGAGGGGGCTGAATTTACAATTGAGTTGCCCATAAAACCCTCTGACAAAGTACCCGCAGCAAACGATATGACCGGGGTGGTGCAGGGTCTGACTAAAAAAGCATCAGTACTGGTGATTGATGATGAGGCCGCAATCAGGGCCTTGATACGGATTGTGCTTACGCAGGATGGCTATCGCGTGGATGAGTGTGATGTCCCTCAAAAAGCTATGGATATGATTTCAAATAATAATTATGATGTTATCCTGCTGGATATACGCATGCCCGGAGTAAGTGGTCTTGAGCTTTATTCTGAGATAACCGCCGAATGGCCTCAAATGGCTAAACGGGTGATTTTTATAACAGGTGATACATCTGATGCATCTATTAGCAACCTTATGGTTGCCAAAGGTATTCCCTGTATTAACAAGCCTTTCAATATTGCAACCTTGAAAAACACGTTAAATAGCATACTCTCACGGGCAAATTGA
- a CDS encoding DUF4256 domain-containing protein yields MIENSSIKKDLSPEQHAELFRVLKARFDKNMSRHKGLEWAKIQEKLTDNTEKLWALNEMERTGGEPDVVDHDNETDKYSFYDCSAESPYGRRKMCYDHEAAKKREAPGGNAVDVANEMGIELLTEEQYRGLQKLGNFDMKTESWIKTPSDIRKLGGAIFADRRYGHVFVFHNSAHSWYSSRGFRGLLKV; encoded by the coding sequence ATGATCGAGAATAGCAGTATTAAAAAAGACTTATCACCGGAACAACATGCCGAACTGTTTAGAGTATTAAAAGCCCGTTTTGATAAGAACATGAGCCGACATAAAGGTCTTGAATGGGCTAAAATACAAGAAAAATTGACAGATAATACTGAAAAACTGTGGGCACTAAATGAAATGGAAAGAACCGGCGGTGAACCCGATGTGGTTGACCATGATAACGAGACGGATAAATATAGTTTTTATGATTGCTCAGCTGAAAGCCCTTATGGCCGCAGGAAAATGTGTTATGACCATGAGGCGGCCAAAAAGCGGGAAGCACCCGGTGGTAACGCTGTGGATGTGGCAAATGAGATGGGCATTGAGCTTTTAACCGAAGAACAATATAGGGGCTTGCAGAAACTTGGCAATTTTGATATGAAGACGGAGAGCTGGATAAAAACACCATCCGATATTAGAAAACTTGGTGGCGCCATTTTTGCTGACCGGCGTTACGGCCATGTCTTTGTGTTTCATAACAGTGCCCACTCTTGGTATAGCTCCAGAGGATTTCGCGGATTGCTAAAAGTTTAA
- the rnc gene encoding ribonuclease III produces MLDLTELENSLGVKFEQPSLLEQALIHTSWVNENPNHSSGSNERMEFLGDAVLGVIFADRLYHDFPDIQEGDLTRFRSLLVRRESLVRVALGINLGKYLYLGRGEDVSKGRFKPANLAGAFEAVLAAIYIDKGMDVTREVIFRLFKTEMERVQTLSSNIDYKSRLQELIQAQLQLTPRYRITNFSGPEHNRLFIAEVYAEDRVFAEGSGRSKKEAETNAAKVALQQFENSFTDEDNI; encoded by the coding sequence ATGTTAGATTTAACTGAACTTGAAAACTCTCTGGGAGTAAAGTTTGAGCAGCCATCGCTTCTAGAGCAGGCACTTATACATACTTCGTGGGTAAATGAAAACCCTAATCACTCAAGCGGCTCTAACGAAAGAATGGAATTTCTGGGTGATGCCGTTCTGGGTGTTATCTTTGCAGATCGTCTTTACCATGATTTCCCTGATATTCAGGAAGGTGATTTGACCCGTTTCCGTTCCCTGCTGGTGCGGCGGGAGAGTCTGGTAAGGGTAGCTTTGGGAATAAACCTTGGCAAGTATCTCTATCTGGGGCGGGGGGAAGACGTATCCAAGGGGCGTTTCAAACCGGCGAATCTGGCGGGTGCCTTTGAAGCAGTCCTGGCAGCTATATACATAGATAAGGGTATGGATGTAACCCGGGAAGTGATTTTCCGCCTTTTCAAGACCGAAATGGAGCGGGTACAAACCCTTAGTTCCAATATTGACTACAAATCCCGCCTGCAAGAGCTTATTCAGGCTCAACTGCAGCTTACACCCCGCTATCGTATTACAAATTTCAGCGGGCCAGAGCACAATCGTTTATTTATAGCAGAGGTTTATGCAGAAGACAGGGTATTTGCGGAAGGTTCCGGGCGAAGCAAAAAAGAGGCCGAAACCAATGCCGCCAAGGTAGCTCTGCAACAGTTTGAAAACAGCTTTACAGACGAAGATAACATTTGA